One region of Paralichthys olivaceus isolate ysfri-2021 chromosome 12, ASM2471397v2, whole genome shotgun sequence genomic DNA includes:
- the impg1b gene encoding interphotoreceptor matrix proteoglycan 1 isoform X4, which produces MLLKSGLFFTLCVLTLHASQIKDLQDPSFSGLRDVKYRHFLQASRPIRHSAHVRGERNEHRTKRSALFTTGVKVCPQETMKAVIGSHRAYYKLRVCQEAIWEAFRIFLDRVPNSEEFRAWVYTCQHENLCMDELAQNFSSTQEHLEMVARRVAEEAEFEGVVTGTPEHGRECTWTPPLILLPTDDDMNANMIKENNQEYIVEFSVTIVDPAYSELLSDPTSPHYSDITRELTDKMLHVFEKVPGFKEIRVLGFRTEDVSMRYAVVFNGETELNDDPEGLDEPEQETDEDVNAPKLKSIIKKALKQEPSLPLDIQTLNFEAVTTIYPVAELGINAVESIVPEADTKTQTEDNTPTYDFFPPVTAIEHSLEAYTIKPETQTFVPFTPNTLQDANTAVPDESPLMATVEEESAADPSQEAGDVLIPETILETTTELEEAVPEVEVMPPTEQDQGGEAEHEGQVTDEPTNGVKEEHPELQNEDGPLVTPDSDPEEVMKDNPVEVNLDVPESSVPTDTELSGTEAIVPVPTPPSHEDTAQGIEPETTVEPLPPPDESGDAPEDIDGSNGGHSGMTPVSTDVPDEGSNIQEDVGTSQKGTEADGTEPLGEESGSGYPSESDERPHESTAAPAMRQASTPLMTTVDRSKELVVFFSLRVTNMMFSDDLFNKSSPEYKSLENTFLELTQHSGSRDSPNPGASSKSGPRRQTTLASIPLLPYLESNLTGFKELEILNFRNGSVVVNSKMKLDKPVPYNVTEAVHCVLEDFCSAASKRLDIKIDSRSLEVEPADQGDPCKFLACNEFSRCVVNSWTDEAECLCDPGYRTVDGLPCQSTCSLQPDYCLNGGLCEIIPGHGAACRCPVGKYWHYHGERCEELVSMPVDPPLIITSLVGSLCLVCGVIGILMFFNKKCIKPKKAVTLVSPDNSTQQDQKS; this is translated from the exons ATGCTTTTGAAGTCAGGACTAttcttcactttgtgtgtgttaaccCTCCATGCAAGTCAAATCAAAG ACCTTCAAGACCCCAGTTTCTCTGGACTCAGGGATGTGAAGTACAGACACTTTCTGCAAGCTTCTCGACCAATCAGACACTCTGCACATGTCAGAGGAGAGCGGAACGAACATCGGACCAAAAGGTCAGCGCTGTTCACCACAGGGGTCAAAGTGTGTCCCCAGGAGACAATGAAAGCTGTCATCGGCAGCCATCGGGCTTATTACAAGCTCAGGG TTTGTCAGGAGGCCATCTGGGAAGCGTTCCGAATCTTCTTGGACCGGGTCCCGAACTCGGAGGAGTTCAGAGCGTGGGTTTACACCTGCCAGCACGAAAACCTCTGCATGGACGAGCTGGCCCAGAACTTCAGCAGCACTCAGGAGCATCTGGAGATGGTGGCCAGA AGAGTGGCAGAGGAGGCTGAATTTGAAGG agttGTCACTGGAACCCCAGAGCATGGGAGGGAGT GTACCTGGACACCGCCTCTGATTCTGCTTCCAACGGACGATGACATG AATGCCAACATGATAAAAGAGAACAATCAGGAGTACATCGTGGAGTTCAGCGTCACCATCGTGGACCCGGCGTACAGCGAGCTCCTCAGCGACCCCACGTCTCCGCATTACAGCGACATCACCCGAGAGCTCACAGACAAG atgCTTCATGTGTTTGAAAAAGTTCCAGGGTTCAAAGAGATTCGTGTTCTGGGATTTCG CACGGAGGATGTGTCTATGCGCTACGCTGTGGTCTTTAACGGAGAGACAGAGCTCAATGATGATCCCGAGGGTCTTGATGAGCCTGAACAGGAAACAGACGAAGATGTAAATGCTCCTAAACTGAAAAGCATCATTAAGAAGGCTTTAAAACAGGAGCCGTCACTACCACTGGATATACAGACACTCAACTTTGAGGCTG TGACTACAATTTATCCAGTTGCTGAGCTCGGCATCAACGCTGTTGAGAGCATAGTACCAGAGGCCGACACAAAGACCCAGACAGAGGACAACACCCCAACTTACGATTTCTTCCCCCCAGTGACAGCGATAGAACACTCTCTAGAAGCTTACACCATCAAACCAGAAACACAAACCTTTGTGCCTTTCACCCCAAACACCCTCCAAGACGCCAATACTGCTGTCCCTGATGAGAGCCCTCTGATGGCCACAGTGGAGGAGGAGTCCGCAGCAGATCCGTCTCAAGAGGCTGGAGACGTTTTAATCCCAGAAACAATATTAGAAACTAccacagagctggaggaagCAGTACCAGAGGTGGAGGTGATGCCACCAACTGAGCAAGACCAGGGAGGTGAGGCCGAACATGAAGGACAGGTGACGGACG aaCCAACTAATGGTGTCAAGGAGGAGCATCCGGAGCTACAGAATGAAGACGGTCCCTTGGTAACTCCAGACTCTGACCCTGAAGAAGTGATGAAGGATAATCCTGTTGAGGTTAACCTTGATGTACCAGAGTCCTCAGTTCCTACAGATACAGAGCTGTCTGGCACCGAGGCTATAGTCCCAGTTCCCACACCACCTTCTCATGAGGATACAGCCCAAGGAATTGAACCAGAAACAACTGTGGAGCCTTTGCCACCTCCTGATGAGAGTGGTGATGCCCCTGAAGACATCGATGGGTCGAACGGAGGGCACAGTGGAATGACCCCAGTCTCAACGGACGTCCCTGATGAGGGCTCAAACATTCAAGAGGATGTAGGAACGAGTCAGAAGGGGACAGAGGCAGATGGGACCGAGCCTCTGGGGGAAGAGAGCGGCAGTGGATACCCCTCAGAGTCTGATGAACGCCCGCATGAATCCACAGCCGCACCGGCCATGAGACAAGCAAGCACCCCTCTAATGACCACAGTGGACAGGAGCAAAGAGTTAGTGGTGTTCTTTAGCTTGAGGGTCACTAACATGATGTTTTCTGATGACCTGTTCAACAAGAGCTCCCCGGAATATAAATCTCTGGAGAATACCTTTCTTGAGCTG ACACAGCACTCTGGCTCCAGAGACTCGCCAAACCCTGGAGCTTCCAGTAAATCTGGGCCTAGGAGACAGACGACTTTAGCCTCCATACCG CTCCTTCCATATCTGGAGTCCAATTTGACTGGATTCAAGGAGCTGGAAATCCTCAACTTTAGGAACGGCAGCGTCGTGGTGAACAGCAAGATGAAACTGGACAAGCCGGTACCTTATAATGTCACAGAAGCTGTGCACTGTGTGCTCGAAGACTTCTGCAGCGCTGCATCGAAGCGGCTTGACATCAAAATCGACAGCCGCTCCTTGGAAGTAGAGCCTG ctGACCAAGGAGACCCCTGTAAGTTCCTGGCCTGCAATGAGTTTTCCCGCTGCGTGGTGAACAGTTGGACTGATGAGGCGGAGTGTCTCTGCGATCCAGGCTACCGCACCGTGGACGGCCTGCCGTGTCAGAGCACCTGCTCTCTGCAGCCGGACTATTGTCTCAACGGAGGCCTGTGTGAAATAATCCCAGGACATGGAGCCGCCTGCAG ATGTCCTGTAGGTAAATACTGGCACTACCACGGAGAACGCTGCGAAGAGCTGGTGTCCATGCCGGTGGACCCTCCGCTAATTATAACCAGCCTCGTGGGAAGTCTCTGCCTTGTTTGTGGCGTCATTGGCATTTTGATGTTCTTTAACAAAAAGTGCATAAAGCCCAAAAAGGCTGTGACTTTGGT ATCCCCAGACAACTCTACACAACAAGATCAGAAAAGTTAG